CGCGCGAAGTAGCCGCGCGTGTCGGGGTTGGTCAGCGTGGTCGAGTAGATCAGCGCCAGGCTGAAGCCGGTGAGCACGATCACGCAGCCGAGCAGAAAAAAGTTGTAGTCGCGCCAGGTTCGTGTCATGGCGTGGTGTGTCGCATGCCGATCGGCCGCCGCGCGCTGCGCCGGCCACCCGCGCAGATTATACCATGCCGTGTGGCTCGCCTGGGGCCAGCGCCGCCGCGTAGCAGCGCGCACGCACGCGCGCGCTCAGCAGCTCGCCCAGCGGCGCCCAGCCCCACTCGGCGCGGATGGCCGGGCGCTTGTGCGGGGTAATGATCAGCAGGTAGTCGGCGAGCAGGCCGAGCTGGATGGCCAGCGCGGGCAGCCGTGAGAGCGGCGCCAGGTGCAGCGCGAAGCTACAGACGATCGTGTCGTAGCGCCGGCCTGCCAGCGCGCCGGCCGCGATCTGCTCGAAGCTGAGCGGCTCGGCGGCCTGGCCGGTGCGCGCGGCGTAGGCCGCGCCGGTGTAGGGGTCGGCCGCGTCGATCGTGCCGGCGCCAAGCGGCCGCAGCGCCAGGGTCGCCTCGCCACTGCCGCAGGCCAGGTCGAGCACGCGGCCGAGCGGTAGGCGCCAGTGCGCCACCGCCTGGGCCAGCAGGTCGTACACGATCGGCTCGTGCGGGTTGCGATAGGCCGCGCCGAACTGCTGATAGTAGCCCTGCGCGCCAAACTGCTGGTAGTCTGCGCGGATTCCGCGCGCGCCGGGATGGGCGCGTACACGCCTACGGGGCATAGCGTGGGCTTTCTATAGCAGTTGGCAGGCGGCAGCGCGTCCTCGGCACGACCCTGCCCGTCGCGCCGTTGCGTACACGCGCACGGTGGTGCAAACTGCAATAATACACGGGCTAGGCACGGCGGCAAACCTACACCCTGCGCCCCAACCACGGTACGCATTCAACGGCACATTAGCGCCCAATCAGCGGCACAAACAGGCGCATGCCCTGGTCGGGCGGGGGCGTCGGCGTTGGGGCCGCGTCGGGCAGCGCGATCGGCGGGGAGAACGCCGACGTATTCCCGAGCGCGTCGGTCTGCGTGGCCGTCAGGTATGGGCCATACAGGCCGCCTGAGTCGAGCTGGAGCGCGAAGGCGCCATTGCCACCGGCGATGATCATGCCCACATAGTAGCGGCCCTCGTCGCCACTATCGGTGAACAGCTCGATCCGGCAGGCCGAGCAGCTGCTGCCGCTCACGATCGTGCCGGCCAGCTTGCCAAGCTGCGGCGGGTCGAGCGCGCCGTTGCCGCCGCCGAGCAGCTGAATACCGAGGCCCTGGTTGTCGCTGATGCTGTTCGACAGGATGCGGTTCGCGCTGCCGCTGAACACCGTCACGCCGGCAGCCAGGTTCGAGAACACCTGGTTGTTGGTGAGCAGCGCCTCGCTGGTGTCGGAGATGACGATCCCGCCGCGGATGGCGCACTCTGCCCAAGGCCCGGCGCCACCGCCATTCTGAACCACCAGGTTGCGATCGATCGTGGCGTTGCGGCCGATCGCGCACAGGCCCGAGCGGCCGTTGGCCTCGAGCGTGTTGCTCATCACGGTGGTGTTGCTGCCCAGCAGCAGCACGCCCGAGTGCTGGTTGTTGGCGATCAGGTTGTTCGGCCCGAGCGTGTTGTCGTTGCCGCCGATGCGCACGCCATTCGACTGATTGCCGAGCCGGGTATGCCCGTCGGCGCCGACGCCGATCAAGTTGCCGAGCACGCGGTTGTTCGGCGCGTCGATGCGGATGCCGCCCAGCCCATTGTATGCGATCACATTGCCCGCAGCGGCGGTTGTATCGCCGACCTGATTGGCCTGCGCCCCGGCGGTGATCAGCAGGCCCTGGCGATAGTTGCCGGCCGGGCCGTTGCCGCTGGTGTCGGTGCCGATGTAGTTGCCGAGCACCAGATTGCCGGTTGTACTCGTGTCGGACATGTAGATGCCCTGGCCGAATGCGGTCGCAACAGCTCCATTGCCCGAAATGACATTGCGCAGCACCGGGCTAGGGCCGCCGATGCGATTATTCTGCGCGCCACGCACTACGAACACCCCGCCGCTCTGGTTGCCCAGCGGGGTGTGCCCATCGGCGGCCAGGCCGATCACATTCCCGGCCACAGTCGTGTCAACCGCGCCGTCGAGGTACACGCCAATGTCGTTCCCCGACACCAGGTTGCCCTGGTTGGCGCCGCCGACCAGGGTATCGCGCGCGCCGCCGCTGATCATAATGCCTGCCACCTTATTGGCCAGGCGCGCCTGGCCGCTGGCGTCGGTGCCAATCCAGTTATTCGCGATCGTGTTTGCGCGTGTGCCCGCGCCCTGCACCAGAATGCCCGAGTGCTCGTTGCCGCCGATCAGGTTGCGCGCCGCCGGGCTGGCCCCGCCGATCAGGTTGTCGTGCGCGCCGTTGCGGATCTCGATGCCGAAGTAGCTCGCGGCCGCAGCCGGCCCGCCGGCCGCACCAACGCCCACATAGCAGCCAGCCACCTGGTTCAACGCCGCAGCCGGCCCATCGATCACGATCGCGTCGTCGTAGAAGCTCACGAGCGTCAGGCCGCGAATGCTATTCTGCGCCGAGGTGATTGTGAGGCCATTGCTCAGGCCAGGCGCCTCGTACACCTGGTAGCCGTCGATCACAATGCTGGGATGGCCGGCCGCGCCGCCGGGCTGGCTGTCGCCAGCGATCGTGAGGCTGCCGCGCGCAAGGTTGGGCAGCGCCCTGGCGCCCAGGCTGATCGTCCAGGTGCCGCTGGCGCTGCTGTAGCCCCGATCGCTGGTGGGAATGGCGAAGCCGATCGTCAGTGGCGTGGTGCCGGGTGTAGCATTAGCAGCCAGCAGCGCCTCGCGCAGCGAGATCAGGCCATCTGGGCCGGGCTGGCCGGCCAGCGCGTCGAACGAGGCCGTGTTGCCGTCGGCGAGATCGGCCGTGCCGGTGACGGAGATGGCGGTTAGCGGCGTCGCGGCAGCGGCCCCGGCGCGGGGCGCCGCAGTGGTAGGGGTATGCGCAGATACGTGGGGCATCGCTGGCCCACCGAGCAGCAGCAACACAGCCATGAGCAGCGCCGTGGCGCGGCCGCCGGGCATGTGGCGCTTCATGGGCATGGGTCTCTCCTTAGCGGAGCACGCCATGGCGCGTGGTAGAGCGACGGGAAACAGAAACCTGGTAGCCGAACATCGACGGTTGCAGGGTGCCACCTGCCCACTGCCTGCTGCCGGTGCCCGTCGCAGCGAATATGATGAGCATTATACGCGCTCGATCAGCGATATTCAAGTTAAAAAAGCGTTCGTGGGTTACGCTATGCTCACGCCACTCAAGTAAAAACGTATTTACGCACTACGCGCTATTCGCACCACTCGGGCAAAAAAACAGCGTTTAGGCGTTATGCCATCACCAAACGCTGCTGGTGAGCTGGGGGCGTGTGGGCAGCGTGGCGGCACAGTGGCCCTGTAATGTTATAATAGTGCGCGCCTGCATGCCGGCCCGGCCTGGCACCAGGCCAACCATGCCTCGAGAATCGCAACACGAACCATAAAGGAGACCGTATGACCGCGTCAAGCGCACAGGTTCCAGCCGGCAAGGCGATCACGATTAAGAGCGGCATGCTGAGCGTGCCCGACATGCCGATCATCCCGTTCGTTGAGGGCGACGGCACTGGGCCTGATATCTGGCGGGCCAGCGTGCGCGTGTTCGATGCGGCCGTCGCGCAGGCCTACGGCGGCAAGCGTAAGCTGATGTGGCACGAGGTGCTGGCCGGCGAGAAGGCTTTCAAGCAGACCGGCAGCTGGCTGCCCGACGAGACTGTCGCGGCGTTTCAGCACTACCTGGTGGGCATCAAAGGCCCGCTGACCACGCCGGTAGGCGGTGGCATCCGCTCGCTGAACGTGGCGCTACGCCAGATGCTCGACTTATATGTGTGCCTGCGCCCGGTGCGCTACTTCACCGGCGTGCCCTCGCCGGTCAAGCGCCCCGAGCTGGTCGATATGGTCATCTTCCGTGAGAACACCGAAGATATCTACGCCGGTGTCGAATATCGCGCCGGCACGCCCGAGGCGCAGCAGGTGCTCGACTTCCTACGCGAGCGCTTTCCGAAAGACTTCGGCAAGGTGCGCTTCGGCGATCTGGCCAGGTCGGCCGATTGGATGCGGCTGATCGGGCTAGACGCCGCCGCGCAGGTCGAGGTTGGCATCGGCATGAAGCCGGTGAGCAAGCTCGGCGCGCAGCGGCTGATCGCCGCCGCGCTGCAGTATGCGATCACGCACCAGCGCAAGAGCGTGACGTTCGTTCACAAGGGCAATATCATGAAGTTCACCGAGGGCGCATTCCGCGACTGGGGCTACGATCTGGCCGAGGGCGCGTTCGGCGAGTACTGCTACACCTGGACGCAATGGGAGCGCACCAAGGCCGCGCGCGGCGAGGCTGCGGCCAACGCCGAGCAAAAAGCCGCGCTGGCAGGCGGCAAGGTGCTGGTGAAAGATGCCATCGCCGATATTGCGCTTCAGCAGGTGCTGACCCGGCCCGACGACTTCGATGTGATCGCGACGCTGAACCTGAACGGCGACTACCTGAGCGACGCGCTGGCCGCGCAGGTTGGCGGCATCGGCATTGCGCCGGGCGCGAACATCAACTATGTCACCGGCCACGCGATCTTCGAGGCCACCCACGGCACCGCGCCGAAGTATGCCAACCTCGACAAGGTCAACCCCGGATCGGTGATCCTCAGCGGCGATATGATGCTGCGCTATATGGGCTGGAGCGAAGCGGCCGACCTGATTATCAAGGGGCTTGAGAAGGCGATTGCGAATAAGACTGTAACCTACGACTTCGCACGCCTGATGGTCGGCGCTAACGAGGTGAGCTGCTCGGGCTTCGCCGACGCGATGATCGCCAACATGTAATGCCGGCAGTCGGCAGCTGCGCGTAGGCCGTACCACCTGCAGATCGTCGCTTCTTGCAGGTATGGCCGGCTAGGCGCTGCCGACTGCTAACTGCCAGCTGGCACTAGAGATGATCGTCCTCCATGCGCTCGGGCGGGCCCCAGCCGCGCTCTTCGACCACCTGGAAGATGTCGGTGTCGCTGACGATGCCCACCGGCTGATCGGCCTCTTTCACCACCGCGCGGCGGATGTTCTTGTCGATCATGAGCCGGCTGCAATCGCGCAGGCTGGTCTCGGCAGTCACGTAGATCAGCGGGCGCGTGGCAATCTCGGCCACCGGCACGTCTTCGGGCGCGCGGTTGGCGCTGACGATCCGCTTCAGCACGTCGCGCATGGTCATGATGCCCCACTCGCCGTCGTCGCCCGGCTCGACCAGCACGCTGGTGATGCCCTGCTGGTGCATGAGGTGCATGGCCTCCATGACGTTGGCGCTCGGCGCCACCGCAATCACCTTGCGGGTCATCACCTCGCCGACGCTGAACGGTCGCTGGCGGTCGATCGACGGCGAGGGTTTTGCCATGGTTTTGGCCAGCGACTCGCGGTACGTATCGAAGCTATACATGGCCACACTCACCGATCGACGCTGCTGGCGGGCTGCGGCCAGCTCCATGCTGCCCTCGAGGAAGGTGATCAGCACATATGCCTCGCCGTCGACCGGCGCGTCATCGAGCAGCTCGATCGTCTGCCCGTTGAATCGACCAGGAATGGTTTGCATGCTCTGTCCTCCTTATCATGCGCGCCTGCTTCATTGCCCGGCCACATAGCATAGTCGCAACAGGTTTCAAATCAGTTCAGGTGCCTGGCGCTGCGCGCGCCTGGCCAGCGGGCCTTGTGGCGTACTATACCATAGAAGCGCACGACTGCGAACACCGCGCTACTCTGGCTCGCCAACCGCGCGCTCGCGTAGCTGGCCCTGCTCGGCCTCGGCCTGGGCGCGCAGCTGATCGAAGGCCGCGCGCTCGGCCGGCGCCAGGCGGCTGATGATCAGGTGGAAGTTCTTGATCGCCTGCTCGCCGGTCTGGCCGTGTAGCGGTACGCCGGCCGCGTTGACCTGGCCAGGGTAGAGATCGTGCCGCGGCCGGCGGGCGGCGCCGCGTTTTGTAGAAGGCATGGCTCGCTCCTGGTTCTGATATGCAATAACCGCGGGCGTGGCTGGTGCTTACAGCAGGTGCAGCCCCTGCAGGCTCTGGTTGTGCTGAAGCCGCTCGAGCAGGTTGCGTTTGGCGCGGTAGACACTGCCGACATCCGGGAACAGCTCGGGGTGGCGCGCGTGAATGCTGCGCGGCGGCTGGTCGTACACAAAGCTCTCGACCAGCACGGCCTGCTCTTGCATGCTGCGGGTGGCCGCGCCGGCGATCTGCCAGATCTCGCCGCGCTCGAGCTCGCCCACGACGATCTGCTCGGGCGTGGCCTCGCAGCTCATCTCGAGTGTGTCGAGCGACTGCTCACGGGCCGAGCGCGTGCGGGCAATGTCGATCACGGTGCTCGACACGCAGCTGCGCAGGTAGGCCAGCAGGCTGGCCAGCGTCGGGAACCGGCTGAAGTGCTCGGGTGTGAGCGCGGCCCAGGCCCGCGCAAACGCCTGGTCGGCCAGGTCGTCGGCCCGCTCATTGAGCGCCAGGCGCCGGCTGAAGCGCTGCGCCCAGGCCAGCAGCAGCCGGCGGTAGCGCGTGTAGATCACGGCCCAGGCATGCCCGTCGCGCTCGACGATCGCACGCTCGAACAGGTCGTAGCCTTCGTGCTCGGGGTACTCGGCAGTGTGTGCATGCATTGGATACCTCCTGGTGTGTATGCGGCAATTCCATGGCTGTAGTGAAGCATGCCGGCGCCGCGCAGGGGTATCAGTTAGTGCTAGTCGAGTGCTATAAAAACTGCTATATTTGGTTCTGATCGCTCATATGCTGCATGTTTGGGCGGGTGGCCCGGCATAACCGGCGGAGGCGTGCTATGGACGAGGTGTTCTCGTTCGGCGAGTGGCTGCGGCTGCGGCGCAAGGCGCTCGACTTGTCGCAGGAGGCGCTGGCCCAGCAGGTGGCCTATAGCGTCGCGACCATCCGCAAGATTGAGTCGGATGGGCAGCGGCCCTCGCGCGACCTGGCGAAGAAGCTGGCCGAGCAGCTGCGCCTGCTGCCCGACGAGCACGACACGTTCGTTGAGGTGGCGCGCGGCATGCTGCGGGTGGGCCGGCTGCCGCCGCCGAACCTCGATACGCCGGGCCTGCGGCGCCCCACGCCGGCCGGCGCGGTGCGCCCACCCTGCCCCTACCCCGGCATGGTGCCGTTCGGCGAATACGCCAGCGACCTCTTCTTCGGGCGCGATGCCGAGATCCACGACATGCTGGCGCGCCTGCACCTGCACCCGTTCCTGGCGCTGATCGGCCCCTCGGGCAGCGGCAAGTCGTCGCTGGTGTCGGCCGGGCTGATCCCGGCGTTGCGGCGCAGCACGCTGTTTGGCGAGGGCGGCTGGCTGGTGCGCGCGCTGCGCCCAGGCGCCGCGCCGCTCGGCGCGCTCGAGCAGGCGCTCGACGGCCACCCCGACGACCCGGCCGGCGCGGCGACCGCACTGCTGCAGCGAACCGGCCAGGCCCGGCTACTGCTGGTGGTCGACCAGTTCGAAGAGATTTTCACGCTGGGCCAGGCCACAGCCGCAGCATTCCAGGGCCGCCTGCTCGAGCTGATCGCGGCCCGAGCGTGCTACGTGGTGCTGACGGTGCGCGCCGATTTCTACCCCGACCTGATGATCTCGCCGCTGTGGGGCAGCATCCAGCACCATCGCTGCGAGGTGCTGCCGCTCGACGCGGGCGGGCTGCGCCAGGCGATCATCCAGCCGGCCCAGGCGGTGGGCGTGGCCGTCGAGCCGGCGCTGGTCGAGCGGCTGGTGGCCGACGCTGCCGGCGAGCCGGGCATCCTGCCGATCGTGCAGGAGACGCTGCGCCTGCTGTGGGATCGGCTCGACCAGCGCAGCCTGACGCTTGGCGCCTACGCGGCGATCATTCTGCCGGGCGGCGCGCGGGCCGGCGGGCCGGGCGAGCGGGTGGGCTTGCACGTGGTGATGGCGCGGCGGGCCGACAGCGCGCTGGCCGCGCTGTCGGCCGGGCAGCAGGCGCTGGCGCGGCGCATCTTTGTGCGGCTGGTGCAGTTCGGTGCCGGCCGGGCCGATACGCGCCGCCAGC
The sequence above is drawn from the Candidatus Kouleothrix ribensis genome and encodes:
- a CDS encoding right-handed parallel beta-helix repeat-containing protein; its protein translation is MPMKRHMPGGRATALLMAVLLLLGGPAMPHVSAHTPTTAAPRAGAAAATPLTAISVTGTADLADGNTASFDALAGQPGPDGLISLREALLAANATPGTTPLTIGFAIPTSDRGYSSASGTWTISLGARALPNLARGSLTIAGDSQPGGAAGHPSIVIDGYQVYEAPGLSNGLTITSAQNSIRGLTLVSFYDDAIVIDGPAAALNQVAGCYVGVGAAGGPAAAASYFGIEIRNGAHDNLIGGASPAARNLIGGNEHSGILVQGAGTRANTIANNWIGTDASGQARLANKVAGIMISGGARDTLVGGANQGNLVSGNDIGVYLDGAVDTTVAGNVIGLAADGHTPLGNQSGGVFVVRGAQNNRIGGPSPVLRNVISGNGAVATAFGQGIYMSDTSTTGNLVLGNYIGTDTSGNGPAGNYRQGLLITAGAQANQVGDTTAAAGNVIAYNGLGGIRIDAPNNRVLGNLIGVGADGHTRLGNQSNGVRIGGNDNTLGPNNLIANNQHSGVLLLGSNTTVMSNTLEANGRSGLCAIGRNATIDRNLVVQNGGGAGPWAECAIRGGIVISDTSEALLTNNQVFSNLAAGVTVFSGSANRILSNSISDNQGLGIQLLGGGNGALDPPQLGKLAGTIVSGSSCSACRIELFTDSGDEGRYYVGMIIAGGNGAFALQLDSGGLYGPYLTATQTDALGNTSAFSPPIALPDAAPTPTPPPDQGMRLFVPLIGR
- the icd gene encoding NADP-dependent isocitrate dehydrogenase: MTASSAQVPAGKAITIKSGMLSVPDMPIIPFVEGDGTGPDIWRASVRVFDAAVAQAYGGKRKLMWHEVLAGEKAFKQTGSWLPDETVAAFQHYLVGIKGPLTTPVGGGIRSLNVALRQMLDLYVCLRPVRYFTGVPSPVKRPELVDMVIFRENTEDIYAGVEYRAGTPEAQQVLDFLRERFPKDFGKVRFGDLARSADWMRLIGLDAAAQVEVGIGMKPVSKLGAQRLIAAALQYAITHQRKSVTFVHKGNIMKFTEGAFRDWGYDLAEGAFGEYCYTWTQWERTKAARGEAAANAEQKAALAGGKVLVKDAIADIALQQVLTRPDDFDVIATLNLNGDYLSDALAAQVGGIGIAPGANINYVTGHAIFEATHGTAPKYANLDKVNPGSVILSGDMMLRYMGWSEAADLIIKGLEKAIANKTVTYDFARLMVGANEVSCSGFADAMIANM
- a CDS encoding CBS domain-containing protein translates to MQTIPGRFNGQTIELLDDAPVDGEAYVLITFLEGSMELAAARQQRRSVSVAMYSFDTYRESLAKTMAKPSPSIDRQRPFSVGEVMTRKVIAVAPSANVMEAMHLMHQQGITSVLVEPGDDGEWGIMTMRDVLKRIVSANRAPEDVPVAEIATRPLIYVTAETSLRDCSRLMIDKNIRRAVVKEADQPVGIVSDTDIFQVVEERGWGPPERMEDDHL
- a CDS encoding sigma-70 family RNA polymerase sigma factor, yielding MHAHTAEYPEHEGYDLFERAIVERDGHAWAVIYTRYRRLLLAWAQRFSRRLALNERADDLADQAFARAWAALTPEHFSRFPTLASLLAYLRSCVSSTVIDIARTRSAREQSLDTLEMSCEATPEQIVVGELERGEIWQIAGAATRSMQEQAVLVESFVYDQPPRSIHARHPELFPDVGSVYRAKRNLLERLQHNQSLQGLHLL
- a CDS encoding class I SAM-dependent methyltransferase, which encodes MPRRRVRAHPGARGIRADYQQFGAQGYYQQFGAAYRNPHEPIVYDLLAQAVAHWRLPLGRVLDLACGSGEATLALRPLGAGTIDAADPYTGAAYAARTGQAAEPLSFEQIAAGALAGRRYDTIVCSFALHLAPLSRLPALAIQLGLLADYLLIITPHKRPAIRAEWGWAPLGELLSARVRARCYAAALAPGEPHGMV